The genomic interval ACCATGTAAAAATGCCACACCTGTTTTGGGGTCTTCATAGCTTTTAAATACCCCCAACCTATAAAGCTTTCGTGAAAGTTCTTGAAGGTATTTGGCACTCTTGGAGTCAATGCGGTAAGACAACACCGTACTGCCGACATTGGCATGTAAGGTTGCAGCAACGGCTTTTGGGTCATCCCCACTGTAAAGCGAATAGAGTTTAACAAAGAGGTCAAACTTTTTAGGATCAATGTTGCGTGTATCCACAAGTGCTTTGTAGAGTTTTTGACTCGTAGCGATTTTGAAGCCATCCGCACTAATGATATTACCACGAAGGGCGTGATTAACTTCACTGTGCTCTAATCTTGGAAGTCTTCGATCCAGTGTTGCCCAATAAAAAAGGGTTCCAAGAAAGATGAGAAATCCAAGGAGAACAACAACAAATAGGAAGAGGATTTTGATTTTTTTTGCGTCAGATTGTTCCATGTAAACGGCAAAACTTAAATCTGTGTCTTCGAGATCTCTTTATAAGCGCTGAGAGCTTTGTTACGAATTTCTAACATCATTTTCATACTCGTTTCTGCTTTGTTAATAGCAATAGCTGCTTGGTGCAAATCTTTGACTTCACCCGTCGCAAGATCCGCCATTGCTTTATCACCTTTGACTTGGGTGTCGTTAATCTCTTCAAGAGAATCTTGTAAAATTTTTGAAAAATCACTACTGGTGGTATCTGTCTTTGCAACCGTAGTATTGGATGTATTGGTTAATGCTGTAAGGGTATCAATTGTACTGGCCATTTACCTTATCCTTTTAAAATATCAATCGCACTTTGTGCAATAGATTTTGCACTCTGAAATGCGGAAACGTTTGCTTGGTATGCGCGAGTTGCTTCAACAAGGTTCGCCATCTCAATGACAGGATTGATGTTTGGATAAGCGACATAACCCTCTTCATTGGCATCCGGATGTGAAGGCTCATATTTGTATCTAAATTCACTCTCATCGCGCACGACTTTATCCACTTTAACGCTCATTATAGCAGGATTGGCATCCTCTTGCAAGAATGGGTCATCCAAGGGGTTTTCGTACTCTAGCATGTTGTTATCACTGGCAATTTTGGCATTTAAGGTTTTTTTAAAATCAATCGCTTTAAAGACAACATCTTTACGCTGATAAGGTCCACCTTCGCTCGTACGTGTTGTGTTGGCATTGGCAATGTTGGAGCTGATCACATCCATACGAAAACGTTGTGCAGAGAGTCCGTAACTGCTAATATCAAAACTGCTTAAATAGGCCATGGTATTTCCTTATATTTTAGACGAATATTCAATAACGCTTTTAAAAATCAAACCATTCTTTTGTAGCCCTGATGCAAGCGCATTAAACATCATTGCATTTTTACCTAACTCCGATGTCTCTACATCTAAATCGACCGTATTGCCATCGTTCCTGGCCATATGTCCATCTCTTAAATAAACCGTTGATTTTGAGCTATCAAAACCGCTGGTTCCACTGAGGTGTGACGCATCGGTTTGCGCCATTTCAAGCTTTGTTGCAGCGCTGTTTTCACCATAAATCTCTTTTTTCTTCTCAATCAAGGCTGTTTCAAAATCAACATCGCGTGCTTTATAAAAAGGGGTGTCAATGTTAGCAATATTACTAGAGACGAGATCTTGTCTCATAGCTCTTGCGTTAAGACCTGCTTCTAAAAGTGTATTTGATTTAGAGGTCACAAAACCCATTTTTAGCCTTTCTTGATAAGATACTTCATATAAGCAAATTGTATTCCAAATTACTCAATAATTAGGTTTAATCTATTTTAATGTACAATCACAAAAATCCCAAAATCATACACTAAGAAACCATGCAAACAGATAAAATACTTTTTTCACTTTGTTCCTTTGCCATCTTTGTAGGCATTGTTTTTTCACTGTCTCTGCCCGTGTTTACAACACTCTTCTTTGACTATTCTGAGTACCATTTTTTTATTCGACAATTTGCTGTGGGTATGGTCTGCATCACCATTATGTGGGCTCTTTCACAGATAGATCCTGACAAATTTCTCATCCATATCGGCTTTACCATTTTTTTCAGTTGCCTTTTTTTGATGGGCGTGATGCACTACCTCCCCGAGTCCTTAGTTACCTCCGCGGGAGGCGCAAAACGGTGGATCAGGCTTCCTGGATTTTCACTCGCACCCGTTGAGTTTTTCAAAATTGGTTTTGTCTACTTTTTGGCGTGGAGTTTTGCACGAAAACTCAATAATAATAAAAAAACACTCAAAGAAGAAATGACGCTTATTTTGCCTTATTTAGCCGTTTTTGTCTTGGTGATTTATCTGATCGCCGTGATGCAAAATGACCTCGGACAAGTGGTGGTTCTCGCGCTCACCCTTGCAGTTATGGCATTTTTTGCAGGAACTAGTCTACAACTTTTTATGCTCGCGATGCTAGGCTCTATTTTTGTCTTTCTCATCGCTATTTTTAGCTCCACGCACCGTATTATTAGGATTAAAACATGGTGGGCAACGATTCAAAATATGGTTCTCTCACTTTTTCCTGAAAATATTGCTGCGGTACTTCGCGTGGAAGATGCCCCTGAGCCATACCAAATCTCACACTCACTTAATGCGATTAAGCACGGTGGACTTTTTGGTGAAGGCATTGGAAACGGCATGTTTAAACTAGGCTATCTCAGTGAAGTGCATACTGACTTTGCACTTGCCGGCATTGCTGAAGAGCTTGGAGCGCTTGGTGTAACAATCCTTACGCTTGTGATCATCACCATTATTTACCGCATCTTTAAAATTGCGAGTCGAAGTACCAATAAGGTCTACTACCTCTTCTCCTTAGGCATCGGACTTTTAATTGTTTTCTCCTTTTTGATGAATGCGTATGGCATTACTTCCATTACTCCAATCAAAGGTATTTCCGTTCCCTTTATCAGCTACGGAGGAAGCGCCATTTTAGCGCTCTCTGTAGGCATTGGGATGGTGCTGATGATCAGCAAAAAGGCAAAATTATGATCGCAATAACGGGTGGAGGCACAGGTGGGCATTTGGTTATTGCGCGTGCGATTAAAGAAGAGCTCAACAGACGTGGTATTAAGCCTATTTACATTGGCTCCACAGCAGGACAAGATAAAGCATGGTTTGAACACGATGCTGGTTTTGAAAAAACCTACTTTCTTGAGAGTCAAGGCGTTGTCAATAAAAAAGGGGTTCGTAAGCTCCTTGTTCTCTTCTGCATTCTTCGTTCCGCCTTTACATGTAAAACACTTTTTAAAAAACATCAAATTGATGCTCTCTTTTCTGTAGGTGGCTATTCAGCGGCTCCTGCATCCTTTGGTGCACTCCTATGCGGTATCCCTTTGTACATTCATGAACAAAATGCCATTCAAGGGAAACTCAATTCGCTCCTACGTCCGTTTTGCAAAGCTTTTTTTAGCTCGTACGATCCAAAGGCGATACATACGAGTTATCCTGTAAGTGAAGCCTTCTTTACGATTCAAAGAGAACGCACAACGCTTAAAACAATAATCTTTTTGGGTGGAAGCCAAGGTGCTTCGTTTATCAATGCTCTTGCGCAAAAAATGGCACCCTTGTTCCACCAAGAGGGTATTGCGATTATTCACCAAACAGGGCAAAAAGAGTTTGAAGCGATGAAAGCATTTTACGTTCATGCAGGCATACCTGCGGATGTGTTCGATTTTTCCAAAGAGATCCCTGCAAAACTAGCTTTGGCAGATTTTGCCATTAGTCGCTCAGGTGCAAGTACCCTCTGGGAGCTTTGCGCAGCAGGTGTGCCTGCTCTGTTTATTCCCTTGCCTCATGCAGCCGCCAATCATCAGTATTTTAACGCTAAAGCACTCGCCGATCAAAACGTAGCGCTCATCCTTTCACAAAGCAGTGCCTTTGAGCCAAAAGCACTGTTAGAACAAATCCAACAGCTTGATCTGCTCAGCACGTCACAGCGCTTAATGCAGATGATTCAAAAAGGTGGCGCAAAAGAAATTGTTGATGTGATGTTACAAACCCAAAAAAAGGAGAAACCATGCTAGAAAATCTTATCGTTCGTATTGCCACAAGGGATGATGCCAAAGAGATCGCAACGTTTAACGTTCTTTTTGCCAAAGAAACTGTCAATAAAAATGTTCCTCTCGCCCTCACCACAGAAGGTGTTCATCAAGTCTTTGCAAAATTCCATAATGGGTTTTATATCATTGCCACCATTGAAAATGTCATTGTTGGATTGGCTATGATCACGAGAGAGTGGAGTGATTGGAATAACGGTGCTTATTACTGCATTCAGAGTATTTTTGTCACGGACCATGAGCATGAAAAAGAGATTCACGATGCACTTTTAGATAAAGCAAAAGTATTAGCCAAAGAGCATTACGACGTATGTGGCATCAGACTTTATGTACATAAAGATGATAAAGCAACACAAAAATCTTATGAAGAATTAGGATTACAAAAAACGAAGTACAGGTTGTTCGAAGAGACGTTTTAAACGAAGTGGTGCGCCCGAAGGAATTCGAATCCCTGACCTCCGGTACCGCAAACCGATGCTCTATCCAGCTGAGCTACGAGCGCACATTTCTCTTTTGAGGTCGGTATTATAGCTTAGCTAATATAAATTACGTATTAAAAAAAGAGCCAAAATGTCATTTAGCGTTCAAAAATCTCTCAAAACATCCCTAAAAAGTTCATGGACGATCCTCAAACTGATTGTTCCTATTTACATTTTGGCGGATGTTCTCTTTTACTATAACCTTCTCTCTCACATTACCTTTATCTTTAAACCGCTTGTTGCACTCTTGGGGCTTCCTCAAGAAGCGGCACTTGCCATTGTCAGTGGTCTCTTTCTCAATCTTTATGCTGCCATTGCGTTTGCAGCGCCACTGGGACTTGGGGCTAAAGAATGGACGGTTTTAGCTCTCTTTTTAGGGATAGCGCATTCACTTATTGTTGAAACAGAAATTATGAAACGATTAGGACTTTCAAGAATCTACTCCATTCTTTTACGACTGAGCGTGGGCTTATTGGTTGGAGGACTCACTTCAAAACTGCCTCAAAGTTGGTTTTCAAGCAATATTATCCAAGAAACGATAACAACAGAACAGCCTGTGTACCAATCGCTCTTTGATCTGTTGCAAAATTCGCTGTATGAATCCCTTTCGCTATCACTCAAAGTCATTGCATTGGTCACACTGCTCATCTTTTTTCTTGACTTTATCAAATCACTCGCTATTATTGAAAAGCATTCACACAAAGTTAACAGTGGTTTTTCGATCACAGTAGGTGTGATTTTAGGAATTACGTATGGTGCAGGTATTTTGATTTCAGAATATGAAAAAGGTGTTTTACAAAAAAAGGAAATTCTTTTTATTGGAACCTATTTAATGATCGCTCATGCGATTATTGAGGACACACTTCTTTTTGTCATTTTTGGGGCAAATCCTTGGCTTATCGTAGGATTACGCTTAGTGTTTGCAACATTGATTGCTTATTTAATCGTGAAATATTCTAAATTTACTTAAACTCTTGCGCGTATACTATATCGAGCAGCTCTATAAAACTTGCAGGATCACTGTAGCCTGCAAATTCATCGATGATGCTAAGATCACGGGGCGATAAAATCAAATTAGTAGGAAAATACTTTACATGTAACGCTTGTGGCAATGTAGGATCTTCTCCATTAATGCTTACATGTAAATAGTTTTTAGCAATGCGCTGATTAAATTTTGGTACATCAAAAATATCTTTTTGCATCTTAATGCAATACGGACATCCCTCTTTTTCAATACTTAAAAGAATGAGTTTATTTTCCCTCAGTGCTTTTTGGCGCTCTATTCCCAAAAATTCGGCTTTTAAAGAAAGAACACTTAGCATAACCATCATTAATATTTGAAACCATTTTTTCATCTATGAATCACTCTCTTTCTTTGTTGGATCAATAAGCCCATTATAATAAAAATCAACCCAATAAAGGTAGAAAAGAGAATAGTTTCGCCTACAAAAAAAGAGATAAACAATAGAGACAAAAAAGGAGAGATAAAAATAAGATTTGCAATTTTTGCAGTGTTTGTGCTTAGTTTCATCGCTTGTAACCACAAAATAAAGGTAATGCCCATTTCAAAAACTCCTATGTACATTGAACCAAGAAAACCATAAAGATTAAATGTTAGAGGATGCGACGTTACAAGAGCATAGAGTAAAATAGCAGGAACGCCAAAGAGAAAATTGATAAAAAGACCAACCAGTGGGTCTACATGTAATTTAGTATTGTAAAGCCAATAGAGTGACCATAACACCGTCGAAAATAGCGCTAGAAAGACACCTGTGGGGCTTGTGAACGAGAAATTCCAAAGATCACCATGTGTCGAGATGACTAAAACGCCACAGTAACACATAAGCCCTGCTAGAAAATCATAGAGACTCAATTTTTGTTTTAAGATAAACACAGATAGATACGTCAATGTCAATGCCCATGTGTAATTAATAGGCTGTGCCTCTTGGGCAGGCAAAAGCTCATAGGCGCGAAAAAGGATTAGATAGTATATAAATGGATTGATTAGGCCCAACAATGCAAGTTGTAAATAGGTTTTTTTTGAATAGATTAAAAGTGTGTCAAATTTTTTTTGATAGCACATAGCAGTAAAAAAGACGCATAATGAAAAAAATGAAGCATAAAGAAGAAGTTGCAACGCATCAAAATAGGCTAATGTAAGTTTAAAAGCACTTGCAACCGTTGACCAAAGTAAAACAGCACTAATGGCAAATAAATAAGATTTTGATTGATTTTTTTCCAAGGAAGACCGCCTTTGTATAAGACGAAATGAGGGAGAGCTAAGAATAAAGAATCACGGAACTAGCAGCGACCTACGTTTCCATCCCAGTAAGGGAGAGTATTATCGGCGATGAAGAGCTTAGCTTCCTGGTTCGAAATGGGACAGGGCGTTTCCTCTTCTCTATAGCCACCAGAATCGTGAATTAAATCTATGTCGCATTTTAGCGAAATAGGCTTAATTCACCATTCTTTTGGTGAGTTTAGTATTGTCTAGTCAACAAAGCGCTTTACACTTAATAAGGAAGTGAAATAGCATTATCATACGTAATAATATGTAAGCCAAACGACCTATTAGTACTGGTCAGCTAAAGGGCTCTCACCCATTACACACCCAGCCTATCAAACATGTAGTCTTCATGAGGTCTTCAGGGAAAGTTAATCTTGGAGTTGGCTTCCCGCTTAGATGCTTTCAGCGGTTATCACATCCGAACATAGCTACCGGGCGATGCTCTTGGCAGAACAACCCGTACACCAGTGGTTCGTTCAACCCGGTCCTCTCGTACTAGGGTTAACTCTCCTCAACTTTCCTACGCCCACGGCAGATAGGGACCGAACTGTCTCACGACGTTCTGAACCCAGCTTGCGTACCGCTTTAAATGGCGAACAGCCATACCCTTGGGACCTGCTCCAGCCCCAGGATGCGATGAGCCGACATCGAGGTGCCAAACCTCCCCGTCGATGTGAGCTCTTGGGGGAGATCAGCCTGTTATCCCCGGGGTACCTTTTATCCTTTGAGCGATGGCCCTTCCACACAGAACCACCGGATCACTATGACCGACTTTCGTCTCTGCTCGACGTGTATGTCTCACAGTCAAGCTGGCTTGTGCCATTATACTCTACGAACGATTTCCAACCGTTCTGAGCCAACCTTTGTAAGCCTCCGTTACTTTTTAGGAGGCGACCGCCCCAGTCAAACTACCCACCAGACATTGTCCTGAACATAGATAATATGTCCCAGTTAGCTATCAGAATAAAGAAGAGTGGTATCTCAACAATGGCTCAAGTACAACTGGCGTCATACTCTCAAAGCCTCCCACCTATCCTGCACATCTTTATCCCAACAGCAGTGTCAAGCTATAGTAAAGGTCCACGGGGTCTTTCCGTCTTGCCGCGGGTAGGAGGAATTTTCACCTCCACTACAATTTCACTGGATTTCTGGTCGAGACAGCTCCCATCTCGTTACGCCATTCATGCAGGTCGATATTTAATCGACAAGGAATTTCGCTACCTTAGGACCGTTATAGTTACGGCCGCCGTTTACTGGGGCTTCGATCAAGAGCTTCGCTTGCGCTAACACCATCAATTAACCTTCCAGCACCGGGCAGGCGTCACACCCTATACATCCTCTTACGAGTTAGCAGAGTGCTGTGTTTTTGGTAAACAGTCGGGAGGGACTCTTTGTTGCAACCTTTTCCGCTTTCGAGAGCAAGTCTCTATACAGAAGGAGGCACACCTTATACCGAAGATACGGTGCTATTTTGCAGAGTTCCTTAACCAGAATTCTTCCACGCGCCTTAGAATACTCATCTCACCCACCTGTGTCGGTTTACGGTACGAGCAATTACAGATATACTTAGAAACTTTTCTTGGCTCGACGGCATCAACGATTCACCATCCACTCCGAAGAGCATCAAGTGCCTGTCAGGTCTCGAATAAAAGATTACGGATTTGCCTGTAATCTAATCTACACCCTTCGAACAACTATTCCATCAGTTGCCTCGTTTAGCCCTAAGCGTCCTTCCATCGCGCTCTATAATTGGTGTTGGAATATTAACCAACTTTCCATCGTCTACCCCTTTCGGACTCGACTTAGGTCCCGACTAACCCTACGATGACGAACATCGCGTAGGAAACCTTGGGTTTTCGGCGAACGGGATTCTCACCCGTTTTATCGCTACTCATGCCTGCATACTCACTTCTAGCCGCTCCAGCGCTCCTTACCGGTACACCTTCAATGCTGACTAGAACGCTCTCCTACCACTCTATTAAAAATAGAATCTACAGCTTCGGTGGATAACTTTAGCCCCGTTATATTTTCCGCGCAGAATCGCTAGACCAGTGAGCTGTTACGCTTTCTTTAAAGGATGGCTGCTTCTAAGCCAACCTCCTGGTTGTTTGAGCAACTCCACATCGTTTTCCACTGAGTTATCACTTTGGGACCTTAGCTGGTAGTCTGGGTTGTTCCCCTCTTGACGACGCATTTTATCACCCGCCGCCTGACTGCCATGATTACACTATGGGTATTCGGAGTTTGACAGGGTTTGGTACCTTGGTATAGGCCCTAGCCCAATCAGTGCTCTACCCCCCATAATTACAACATGACGCTATACCTAAATATATTTCGGAGAGAACCAGCTATCACGAAGTTTGATTGGCCTTTCACCCCTATCCACAAGTCATCCCAGGACTTTTCAACGTCAACGAGTTCGGTCCTCCACTAGCTCTTACACCAGCTTCAACCTGCTCATGGATAGATCACTTCGCTTCGGGTCTGCAGCATCTGACTAATTCGCCCTATTAAGACTCGCTTTCGCTACGGCTCCGAGTTTTCTTAACCTCGCCAGATACCACAACTCGCAGGCTCATTATGCAAAAGGCAGTCCATCACCCTGATAAATCATAGGGCTCTGAATGATTGTAAGCAAATGGTTTCAGGTTCTATTTCACTCCCCTCACTGGGGTTCTTTTCACCTTTCCCTCACGGTACTGGTTCACTATCGGTCTGTAAGTAGTATTTAGGGTTGGGAGGTGGTCCTCCCGGCTTCAGACAGAATACCACGTGTTCCGCCCTACTCAGGATACTGCTAAGATGAATCTAGATTTCGTATATGGGACTATCACCCGCTATGGTTAACCTTTCCAGGTTACTCTACTACCTATCATCATTCTACAACGCAGTCCTACAACCCCTGTTGCAAGCAACAGGTTTGCCCTCTTCCAAGTTCGCTCGCCGCTACTATCGGAATCTCTATTTGATTTCTCTTCCTCTGGCTACTGAGATGTTTCACTTCACCAGGTTCGCTCCCCGCAGGGTAACTGACATTACTGTCAGCTGGGTTGCCCCATTCGGAAATTTACGGATCAAAGCTTCTTGACAGCTCCCCGTGACTTTTCGCAGTCTAGTACGTCCTTCATCGCCTCTTACAGCCTAGGCATCCACCATTCGCTCTTAATAGCTTACCTATTTGTATTCTAATGCACATTTCACTCCCTTATTAAATGTAATTAAACATTAAACAAGTTGTAAATTGTTTTTTTTGCGTTTTGTTGACTTTGACAATAATAAATTAAATAACATATCTAATGCTCAAATTCCAACGAATAAATTCGTTGATCCCTAAACACTAAAGCACAACCTTTGAGGTCGTGTTAGACTAAAAAAGTCTAATATCAATCTTCCTTTATTGCTAAAGACTGATATTAAACTTCTTAATCTCTTCTACAATGTCCATTAAAATGGTGGAGAATAGCGGGGATCGAACCGCTGACCTCCTGCGTGCAAAGCAGGCGCTCTCCCAGCTGAGCTAATTCCCCATGGTGGGCTTAAGAGGACTCGAACCTCTGACCTTACCCTTATCAGGGGTACGCTCTAACCACCTGAGCTATAAGCCCCTTTTTCATTCAATCTCTCAAAACTAAATAAGCTTCCCTAGCTATGCTCGCCGGAGCACCATTGTGAGATAGTGCCCCTATACTCTAGAAAGGAGGTGATCCAACCGCAGGTTCTCCTACGGTTACCTTGTTACGACTTCACCCCAGTCGCTGAACCCACCGTGGTCGGTAACTAGTTTAGTATTCCGGCTTCGGGTGAATTCAACTCCCATGGTGTGACGGGCGGTGAGTACAAGACCCGGGAACGTATTCACCGTAGCATATCTGATCTACGATTACTAGCGATTCCAGCTTCATGAAGTCGAGTTGCAGACTTCAATCCGAACTGAGACTAGGTTTTAAGATTTGCTCCACTTCGCAGTATCGCGTCTCTTTGTCCTAGCCATTGTAGCACGTGTGTAGCCCTGGCCATAAGGGCCATGATGACTTGACGTCGTCCTCACCTTCCTCCTCCTTACGAAGGCAGTCTGATTAGAGTGCTCAGCCGAACTGTTAGCAACTAATCACGAGGGTTGCGCTCGTTGCGGGACTTAACCCAACATCTCACGACACGAGCTGACGACAGCCGTGCAGCACCTGTCTCTAAGTTCTAGTAAACTAGCACTCCCGTATCTCTACAGGATTCTTAGGATATCAAGGCCAGGTAAGGTTCTTCGTGTATCTTCGAATTAAACCACATGCTCCACCGCTTGTGCGGGTCCCCGTCTATTCCTTTGAGTTTTAATCTTGCGACCGTACTCCCCAGGCGGCACACTTAATCTGTTAAGTGCATTACTGCAATGACTAGCATCGCAACAACTAGTGTGCATCGTTTAGGGCGTGGACTACCAGGGTATCTAATCCTGTTTGCTCCCCACGCTTTCATGCCTCAGCGTCAATAATGTTCCAGTAGATCGCCTTCGCAATCGGTATTCCTAGTGATATCTACGGATTTTACCCCTACACCACTAATTCCATCTACCTCTCCCATATTCTAGGTAACCAGTTTCGAGAGCAGTTCAACGGTTGAGCCGTTGGATTTCACTCTCGACTTGATTTCCAGCCTACGCATCCTTTACGCCCAGTGATTCCGAGTAACGCTTGCACCCTCCCGTATTACCGCGGCTGCTGGCACGGAGTTAGCCGGTGCTTATTCATAGGGTACCGTCATTATCTTCCCCTATAAAAGGAGTTTACACACCGAAATGCGTCATCCTCCACGCGGCGTTGCTGCATCAGAGTTTCCTCCATTGTGCAATATTCCCCACTGCTGCCTCCCGTAGGAGTCTGGACCGTGTCTCAGTTCCAGTGTGCCTGATCATCCTCTCAGACCAGGTATGCGTCATTGCCTTGGTAGGCCATTACCCCACCAACTAGCTGATACAATAAAGCCCCATCCTTTAGCGATAAATCTTTCCCAACTTATCTTAAGACAAGAAGGAGTATGGGGTATTAGCAGTCGTTTCCAACTGTTGTCCCCCACTAAAGGGCAGGTTAGCTATATATTACTCACCCGTGCGCCACTAACAAAATAAGCAAGCTTATTTTATCCGTTCGACTTGCATGTGTTAAGCACGCCGCCAGCGTTCACTCTGAGCCAGGATCAAACTCTCCATTATAATGTTTCTTCAAAGCGAAGTAATTCGCTTTGAATTCATTACACTAAAGCTAGACCTTTCGGTCAGAATCGACGAATCGAAATCTTTAGTTTTATGAAGTTTGATTAATATCTCTTTTATTAAGAAGAGTTGATAATCTCTTACTTTTCGCGTCCTGGCTAAGGTCACTTATTTAGATTTCAAAGATTGAATTTGACATTGTTAAAATGGTAATGAACTTGAAGCAAATCCCCTACTTTGGGCGCCTCTCTTTAACCCCGTTCTCTCAAACGAGGACGAAATTATATATCCATACACCTTAAAAACAGGTTAAACCATTTTAGGGATATTGATTAGTCATTTTGGGAAGAAATATAAGTGTAACCTGTTTCTGGTTTTATCGTTATTACAATGTTTTGTTGATTATATGAAAGTGTTATATTGCAATCTGTAGAGATTATTTTTCCACTTGGATAAGAAGAATCATAGCTTCTTATAGGACCTTGTAATGGTCTTCCAAGATAATCAAAGCCTATCTTGCTTCCTGAACTACAATTATTTGTCCATGCTAACCCTGTAATACCATATTTTGTTCCTAAATTTAATTCTTTCGTTCCTGCAAATAAGCTGTCATTTGTAATATCTAAATTAGTATACCCTGGAATTCCTCCTGTAAGGTATTTTTCTGGACTCAATGGGTTTTTTGCGAGTTCACTTCTATCCACGGCAGTATCATAATCCAAATTTCTAAAGATAGAGTAAGAAGGTTGACGATTTGCAGTTGCATCATTTGTTGAAAAAACAATTTGCCACCTTGTCCTATACCAATATTGTGAATCAGGGATAGATGGATCGTTAAACCTATCATCCTGCATCGCAAGATGTTGTGTATAGCGAATATGACTCACAAGTTGGTCAGCAGCTTCACGAAGTGGATTGCGTTGAAAACTTGATGCTGCAAAGTACGATAAAATGCCTACGACAACAATGACAAATACCAGTTCAAGCATCGTAAACGCTTTTTTCATCTTCCTGTCCTCTTTTTAGTTAACGCGGTAAAGATAAAAAGTCTTGACGACTTTACCATAATAGGCAATATCAATCTTCTCATACCCCTCTTCTATTTCTGGTTGAGTTGTGAGTTTATAATTTTTACCTTGGTCTATGCCATAAAACTTAAGTCTTAGAGCCATTTTATCATCTTTCATCATCACTTTTGTGACGCCTTTGGCTTTGAGTGCTTCTGCTAGCTCTTTTGCAATATTGTATTTAATAGCAAAATGCTTTGTTGGTTCATCCATCAGTGCATAGAGTGGTTTGTTGAGAAAGATAAGCATCGTGTTAAACACCAAAGAGACAAGCACGAGTCCAAAGACAAATGTATGAAGTTTACGAAAAGCTGGAAGCCTGACACGATAGCTGTTGAAAAAGACTTTAACCATTAAGGGAACGGAAAGCACGACAAAGGGAGCAAAATCTTCAAGCAACAATCGTTGTCGCATGGAAAGAAGCAAGGATACGATAAGCGAGAAGAAAGAGATATACCATAAAAGGGTTTTTTCCTCT from Sulfurospirillum multivorans DSM 12446 carries:
- the fliE gene encoding flagellar hook-basal body complex protein FliE; amino-acid sequence: MASTIDTLTALTNTSNTTVAKTDTTSSDFSKILQDSLEEINDTQVKGDKAMADLATGEVKDLHQAAIAINKAETSMKMMLEIRNKALSAYKEISKTQI
- the flgC gene encoding flagellar basal body rod protein FlgC, with protein sequence MAYLSSFDISSYGLSAQRFRMDVISSNIANANTTRTSEGGPYQRKDVVFKAIDFKKTLNAKIASDNNMLEYENPLDDPFLQEDANPAIMSVKVDKVVRDESEFRYKYEPSHPDANEEGYVAYPNINPVIEMANLVEATRAYQANVSAFQSAKSIAQSAIDILKG
- the flgB gene encoding flagellar basal body rod protein FlgB, whose translation is MGFVTSKSNTLLEAGLNARAMRQDLVSSNIANIDTPFYKARDVDFETALIEKKKEIYGENSAATKLEMAQTDASHLSGTSGFDSSKSTVYLRDGHMARNDGNTVDLDVETSELGKNAMMFNALASGLQKNGLIFKSVIEYSSKI
- a CDS encoding FtsW/RodA/SpoVE family cell cycle protein; protein product: MQTDKILFSLCSFAIFVGIVFSLSLPVFTTLFFDYSEYHFFIRQFAVGMVCITIMWALSQIDPDKFLIHIGFTIFFSCLFLMGVMHYLPESLVTSAGGAKRWIRLPGFSLAPVEFFKIGFVYFLAWSFARKLNNNKKTLKEEMTLILPYLAVFVLVIYLIAVMQNDLGQVVVLALTLAVMAFFAGTSLQLFMLAMLGSIFVFLIAIFSSTHRIIRIKTWWATIQNMVLSLFPENIAAVLRVEDAPEPYQISHSLNAIKHGGLFGEGIGNGMFKLGYLSEVHTDFALAGIAEELGALGVTILTLVIITIIYRIFKIASRSTNKVYYLFSLGIGLLIVFSFLMNAYGITSITPIKGISVPFISYGGSAILALSVGIGMVLMISKKAKL
- the murG gene encoding undecaprenyldiphospho-muramoylpentapeptide beta-N-acetylglucosaminyltransferase, with amino-acid sequence MIAITGGGTGGHLVIARAIKEELNRRGIKPIYIGSTAGQDKAWFEHDAGFEKTYFLESQGVVNKKGVRKLLVLFCILRSAFTCKTLFKKHQIDALFSVGGYSAAPASFGALLCGIPLYIHEQNAIQGKLNSLLRPFCKAFFSSYDPKAIHTSYPVSEAFFTIQRERTTLKTIIFLGGSQGASFINALAQKMAPLFHQEGIAIIHQTGQKEFEAMKAFYVHAGIPADVFDFSKEIPAKLALADFAISRSGASTLWELCAAGVPALFIPLPHAAANHQYFNAKALADQNVALILSQSSAFEPKALLEQIQQLDLLSTSQRLMQMIQKGGAKEIVDVMLQTQKKEKPC
- a CDS encoding GNAT family N-acetyltransferase, with the protein product MLENLIVRIATRDDAKEIATFNVLFAKETVNKNVPLALTTEGVHQVFAKFHNGFYIIATIENVIVGLAMITREWSDWNNGAYYCIQSIFVTDHEHEKEIHDALLDKAKVLAKEHYDVCGIRLYVHKDDKATQKSYEELGLQKTKYRLFEETF
- a CDS encoding thioredoxin fold domain-containing protein, with the protein product MKKWFQILMMVMLSVLSLKAEFLGIERQKALRENKLILLSIEKEGCPYCIKMQKDIFDVPKFNQRIAKNYLHVSINGEDPTLPQALHVKYFPTNLILSPRDLSIIDEFAGYSDPASFIELLDIVYAQEFK
- a CDS encoding DMT family transporter, giving the protein MEKNQSKSYLFAISAVLLWSTVASAFKLTLAYFDALQLLLYASFFSLCVFFTAMCYQKKFDTLLIYSKKTYLQLALLGLINPFIYYLILFRAYELLPAQEAQPINYTWALTLTYLSVFILKQKLSLYDFLAGLMCYCGVLVISTHGDLWNFSFTSPTGVFLALFSTVLWSLYWLYNTKLHVDPLVGLFINFLFGVPAILLYALVTSHPLTFNLYGFLGSMYIGVFEMGITFILWLQAMKLSTNTAKIANLIFISPFLSLLFISFFVGETILFSTFIGLIFIIMGLLIQQRKRVIHR